The genomic segment CAGATGCCGGTGGGGCCCGCCCTACCGTGAATCCTGTGGCTGGCCCGGTGGGCTCGGCGCGGGCGCCGGGCCAGGGTTGGGCCCATGAGAATGGTCTTGCTCAGCGCCCTGTGCCTGGTGGGTCTGGCGGTTCCGGCGACGGCTTCGGGTGCGCCGCCGCCCGGGCCCCTGCGGTGGGAGCCGTGCCCGGTCGCCGGTAGTGCCGAACCGCAGGAATGCGCCACGCTGCGGGTTCCGCTGGACTACCGGAAGCCACACGGCCAGGAAATCGACGTCCGGGTGTCACGCATCCCGGCGAAGCGGCCGGACGCGCGGCACGGCGTGCTGCTGCTGATCCCCGGCGGGCCGGGTAGTTCCGGCCTGAATCGTCCCTCCACAGTGGACCTACCGGCCGAGCTGCGCGAGCGGTTCGACGTGGTGGGCTTCGATCCACGCGGGGTCGGCAAGAGCACGCCGATCAGCTGCGCGATGTCGCCGGAGGACAACGGCCGCACGATGCCGTGGCCCGCGCCCGACGGCGGTATCGACGCCAATGTCGCGCAGGGCAAGCGGATCGCTGACGCCTGCCGGCGCAACGGCGGCGAGGTCCTGCCGCACATCAACACGAAGAACGAGGTACGGGACCTCGACCGCCTGCGCCAGGCGCTGGGGGAGCGCAAGCTTTCGTACTGGGGCCTTTCGTACGGCACCTACGTCGGCGCGGTCTACGCGACGATGTTCCCGCAGCACACCGACCGGGTGGTGCTGGACAGCACCGGCGACCCGCGCACGGTGGCCCGCGGCTGGCTGGCGAACTACCAGATCGGCGTCGAGGACCGGTTCCCCGATTTCGCGCGCTGGGCGGCGGATCCGGCCAACGCACTGCGCCTGGCCGACGATCCGGCGGCCATCCGCCCGCTGTTCCTGGACCTCGCCGCGCGGCTGGACCACAAGCCGCTCCCCGGCCTGACCGGCAACGGACTGCGGGAGGCGCTGCTGCGGAACCTGTACACCGACAAGGGTTTCGAGCCGTTCGCCAAGCTGATGATCGCGGCCAGGGACGGCTCGCCCGTGCCCCCTCAGCCGCAACCGCCCGAGGACGTGCTGCAGAACACCAGCGCGATCGCCGTTTCCACGATCTGCAACGACGTCGACTGGCCGGGTTCGGTGAAGGCGCACGAACGCGCTGTCGCCGAGAGCCGCGAGCGGTACCCGCTGACCGCCGGCATGCCGGTGAACATCACGCCGTGCTCGTTCTGGCCGTTCGAGCCGGTGAAGCCGGTGCGGATCACCGACGACGGGCCGTCGAACGTGCTGATGGTGCAGAACATGCGTGACCCGTCGACTCCGCTCGCCGGTGCGCGGGAGATGCGCCGGGCGCTGGGGGACCGGGCACGCATGGTCACCGTGGACTCCGGCGGGCACGGCGCCTACCGCGCCAACGGCAACGCCTGCGGCGACGACACCGTGACCCAGTACCTGCTCACCGGGCAGCTCCAGGAATCGGACAGCTTCTGCCCTTGACCTTCATACCGGTGTGAAGGTTCACGATGGCCGCATGACCACCAAGAACTCCACGCACCCGGTGACAGTGCTCGGCCTCGGACTGATGGGCCGAGCACTGGCCGGGGCGTTCCTGCGCGGCGGGCACCCCACGACCGTGTGGAACCGCACGGCGGCCAAGGCGGACGACCTGGTCGCCGAGGGCGTCACGCTCGCCGGTTCGCTCCAGGACGCCCTCACCGCCAACCCGCTCATCGTCGTCTGCGTCTCCGACTACGAAGCCTTCCACGGACTGCTCGACCCGCACGGTGCCCTGCTCGAAGGCCGCGCGCTGGTGAACCTCACCTCCGGCACCTCGGAGCAGGCCCGCGAGACCGCCGCCTGGGCGGCCGGGCTCGGCGCCACCTACCTCGACGGCGTGATCCTGGCCGTGCCCCAGGCCATCGCCACGCCCGACGCCATCCTGCTCCACAGCGGCCCGGCGGAGGCCTTCGAGCAGTACGAACCGGTGTTGCGCAGCCTCGGCCCGACCACGTACCTCGGTACCGACCACGGCCTGTCGGCGCTGCACGACATCGCCGTGCTCGGGCTGATGTGGAGCGTGCTGAACGGCTTCCTGCAGGGTGCCGCCCTGCTGGGCAGCGCGGGGGTGCCCGCGTCGGCGTTCGCCGACCTGACCACGCGGATGGCCGCCACCGTCGCCGACTGGACCCCCGGTTACGCGAAGCAGATCGACGAGGGCGCCTACCCCGCGTACGACTCCACGATCGACACCCACCTGGCCGCCATGGACCACCTCGTGCACGAGAGCGAGGCGGCCGGGATCAACACGGAACTGCCGAAGTCGGTCAAGGCGTTCGCCGACCGCGCGATCGCGGCGGGCCGCGGCGGTGACGGATACGCTGCGATGATCGAAGTGTTCCGCACACC from the Amycolatopsis magusensis genome contains:
- a CDS encoding NAD(P)-dependent oxidoreductase, whose product is MTTKNSTHPVTVLGLGLMGRALAGAFLRGGHPTTVWNRTAAKADDLVAEGVTLAGSLQDALTANPLIVVCVSDYEAFHGLLDPHGALLEGRALVNLTSGTSEQARETAAWAAGLGATYLDGVILAVPQAIATPDAILLHSGPAEAFEQYEPVLRSLGPTTYLGTDHGLSALHDIAVLGLMWSVLNGFLQGAALLGSAGVPASAFADLTTRMAATVADWTPGYAKQIDEGAYPAYDSTIDTHLAAMDHLVHESEAAGINTELPKSVKAFADRAIAAGRGGDGYAAMIEVFRTPSEVGA
- a CDS encoding alpha/beta hydrolase; its protein translation is MRMVLLSALCLVGLAVPATASGAPPPGPLRWEPCPVAGSAEPQECATLRVPLDYRKPHGQEIDVRVSRIPAKRPDARHGVLLLIPGGPGSSGLNRPSTVDLPAELRERFDVVGFDPRGVGKSTPISCAMSPEDNGRTMPWPAPDGGIDANVAQGKRIADACRRNGGEVLPHINTKNEVRDLDRLRQALGERKLSYWGLSYGTYVGAVYATMFPQHTDRVVLDSTGDPRTVARGWLANYQIGVEDRFPDFARWAADPANALRLADDPAAIRPLFLDLAARLDHKPLPGLTGNGLREALLRNLYTDKGFEPFAKLMIAARDGSPVPPQPQPPEDVLQNTSAIAVSTICNDVDWPGSVKAHERAVAESRERYPLTAGMPVNITPCSFWPFEPVKPVRITDDGPSNVLMVQNMRDPSTPLAGAREMRRALGDRARMVTVDSGGHGAYRANGNACGDDTVTQYLLTGQLQESDSFCP